Genomic DNA from uncultured Methanospirillum sp.:
TGTGATCAGGGTGAGCAGGTAGAGTATGATATCCATGAATGAACCGGGCTCCGGTGATTATGAAGAAGTCTCAACAGGATATCTGTGTCTCTTTACTTATTGCTGTGCCAGGGACAGGTATGATACCGGTTCAGGTCATGAATAATAGGTATGACCAGGCCGGCCCTGTTGCTCATTGACATGCAGAACGACTTCGTCCTAGATGGAAGACCTCTCCAGGTAAATGGAGCTCATTCAATCATTCCTGTGATCCGGAATATTCTGGAGATGTTCAGATCTGCAGGCCTTCCTGTTTTTCACATCGTGCGTGTTCATCGCCCTGATGGTTCAGATGTTGAGATCATGAGGCAGGATCTCTTCAGGAAAACTTCGTTTGCTGTTGAGGGGACGCATGGTGCAGCAGTCATCGACGAACTCACCCCGGCAGGAGATGAGTACATCCTCCCCAAGATCAGGATGAGTGCTTTCATCGGGACCGGGCTTGATCTTACCCTGCGAACACTCGGGGTAGACACCGTCGTTGTTGCAGGCATTCAGACTCCGAACTGTATCAGAACAACGGTATTCGATGCCATGGCGTACAACTACCATGCCTGGCTTGTCACCGACGCAACTGCTGCACAGAGTGATGAGATACATCAGAGTAATGTCAGGGATATGGAGAATATTGGTGTCCGGATAATCTGTTCTGCAGATCTTTCTGGCCTGCTGAAGAGGTAACTGGTCCCTGAAATCTCATCGCCTCTGTGTCAGATATCACCGATGATATCATGAACCATTTTCAGAAATTCGTCTCCTTTGAACGGTTTTATGATGTATCCGAGCGCTCCTTCCCTGAGTGCCAGGTCGATCATCCGGTAATCGTCTGCTGCCGTGCAGACCAGCACCCTGACTGCCGGATCGATCTTTTTTAGTTTTCTGAGTGTCTGGATACCGTTGAGATGTGGCATTATGAGATCGAGGACAACAAGAGTTGGTCTGAGATCCTGAAACTTCTGCAGTGCCTCAATCCCATCCACGGCCTCGACCACCATACACCCGGCCTGGTGCAGAAACAGGGCCTCAATATCACGGGCGAGTTCGGCATCATCAACGATAAGGATACACCGGTTCCCACAGAACTGTTCGGTCATGAAGATATTACCTGACCTCGTACCCTGCTTTGATGAGTCCGGTCCTGATCTGCTCCTCTGCTTCTTCTCCGGGTCCTGATATCCCCTTCATAATCGTATCGTATGCGTCCCGCAGGGATGAATCACTGCTGTGCAGGGCGAGTGTTCCGGTGATATATCCTCTTTCGTTTCCTTCTAATGAGAAGATATCCATGATTCTGCACCGGTAGTATTTGCACTGTGCAGGGCTGTCTGTGTGGACGGTACATCCTATCATCCCTTCACCGAGCGGGCGCAGAAACCTGCATGCAGTAGGATTCTGATCAGGAAACGTGGTATTGTCAAACCGATCCCGTTTGTCAGGATCGACTTCTGCTGAAAATGAGGTGCCCGTGCTGATACAGCAGCAGTCAAACCTGTACTTGTCTGTCTGCTTCTCGATGACGATGTAATCGCCAAGATACATGCAGCAGGTACCACATATCCGGCACTCAAAACCCATACTGAGTATTAGGTGCTGCTCATATTCATCTTCACGGCAACACCGGATTACCTGGTGCAGTATGTTAAGGTGTCTGCACCATGCTGCGTATCTTCATAACCTCTGCACCCTAATCACCTGAGCGGTATCAATGCGCAGCGATGACGTCAAGGAAGGGTACGCCCGTGCACCCAACCGGTCACTGATCAGATCCCTTGGGATCACTGAAGAGGAGATGAACCGGCCGTTCATCGGGATCGCAAACTCGTGGAATACCATTGTTCCCGGTCACACACACCTTCGCCAGCTGGCAGAGCGTGTCAGGGAGGGTGTTGCAGCCGGGGGAGGAACCCCGTTTGAGTTCAACACCATCGGGATCTGTGACGGTATTGCGATGGGTCACGAGGGAATGCGGTACTCGCTTCCGTCACGTGAAAATATTGCAGACTCAGTCGAACTGATGATCAAATCGCACCGGTTCGACGCTATCGTCTGCATCTGTACCTGCGACAAGATCGTTCCCGGAATGCTGATGGCCGCAGCACGGTGCAACATCCCGGCAATAGTCCTCACCGGCGGAAACATGCTGCCCGGCCATCACCATGGCTGTGAGATCTCGCTGACCGACATCTTTGAAGGGGTTGGAAAGGTCGCAGCCGGGACCATGAAGGAGGATGAACTTAAGGAGATAGAGGCTGCTGCAATGCCTGGATGCGGGAGCTGCCAGGGTCTGTATACTGCAAACACCATGGCCTGCATGACCGAAGCGATGGGAATGTCACTTCCGGGTTGTGCAGCAGTTCCAGCGGTCTTTTCTGAAAAACTCAGACTTGCCTACTCAAGCGGTTTCCGCTCTGTTCAGCTTGTGAACCAGCAGATCCTCCCCCGCTCAATCATCACACCAATAAGCCTGCGTAATGCCATCAGGGTGGATATGGCACTCGGAGGCTCAACCAATACCGTGCTTCATCTCATGGCCATCGCCCAGGAGGCAGGAGTTCCGTTCACCCTTGAGGAGTTCGACCGGATCGGTAAGGAGGTCCCCCACATTGCTGCCATGCAGCCGGGAGGTCCTCACTCGATGTATGATCTCTTCAAAGCAGGAGGCATCCCTGCAGTCTTCAGACAACTTCGTGCCCATCTCGAACCCTGCACGACGGTGTCAGGAAAGAGTGTATTCGAGATTGCAGACAGCGTAACCTACCTTGATGAGTCTGTGATTCAGCCGGTTTCAAAACCGGTACATGCAGCCGGCGGGCTTCGTATTCTGAAAGGTTCACTTGCACCTGATGGTGCGGTGGTCAAGTGCGGAGCCGTCAGGGACGAGATGTGGAAGCACACCGGGCCTGCACGTGTCTTTGACGGTGAACAGGCCGCAATGAAGGCGATCCTTGCAAGGTCGATTGGTGAAGGAGAAGTTATTGTCATCAGGGGAGAAGGGCCAAAGGGAGGGCCTGGAATGCCTGAAATGCTCTCACCGACATCTGCCCTGATGGGACTCGGGTACACCCGGGTGGTCCTTGTGACAGACGGCAGGTTCTCAGGCGGCACCCGTGGGCCGTGCATCGGACACGTGGCACCCGAAGCAGCAGCTGGCGGGCCGATAGGCCTTGTCAAAGATGGCGATCAGATCCAGGTGGACCTTCATGAACGTAAGATAGATCTTCTGGTTTCCCCTGCAGAATTGGAAGACCGCAGAAAATTATGGAAACCGGTGTCTAAAAGTCTTGATGGGATTCTTGCCAGGTATGCCGCCGCTGTCGGTCAGGCTGACACCGGGGCAGTGATGCGGTAACGGTGAAACTATTCTGTTATTGAGATCCTGTGGATCTCTCATCTCTTTTCCGGTATGCACCTTTCGGGACCATGATCTCGAATCGTGCTCCTTTTCCTGCAACTCCGGTCTCCCTTATTGAGAGCCCGGTGATGGTCAGAATCTCCCTGATCAAGAAGAGGCCAAGGCCCGTATGCTTCCCAACACCCCTGATAAAGATCCGTTCTTTCTCCTGAATCTCAATTCCAATCCCGTTATCCTCATATACGATAGAGAATCCCTCTCCACTCTCGTACCCTGACCATGATATGCTGGTGACCCGTTCACCATGGCGGATTCCGTTCTCGATAAGGGTGTAGAAGACTTTTTCAAAGAGTGGGTCTGCAAGAACCTCTATTTCAGGAAGGTTCATCGTTATCCGGATATGTCTCACCGGTAGTTTCCGTGTAGCATGACTGATCCTGGTATTCAGATCATGCCATATTGGGGCGGCAACTCCCAGATCCTGGTAATCCTTGGTAAATTCGATCTGGGTCTGGATAGATGATGTGATCGCGATCTCTTTCTTCAGGAAATCACGTAGTTCTCCATCAGGGGTGAGATCTTCGCTGATATCCTGAAAACCTCGGAGGGCTGTGATCAGGTTGAGGACATCATGACGGGTGATACTTGACAGGAGGTTAAGTTTCTTGTTCGCCTGTGAGAGTGCTTCTTCCATATTCCTGCGATCTGTGATGTCGGTTCCGACTGAAAGAAGTCCGGTGAACTCTCCCAGTTCGTATATCGGACGGTTTCTCCATGCTATCCAGACCTTTCTCCCATCCCTGCAGACGTTCTCATTCTCGTTGTGAATATACTTTTCAGGCTGGTTGAAGATCTCTCTCATCATCTCGCGATGATCACGTCCTTCCTTGCCTGTCTCCATGAGAATGGTTCCAAGCAACCCTTTTTCTATGAGATCTTTCTCTGAATATCCAAAAAAATCCTGGCCAAACTCATTAAAGAAGACGACGTTCCCTTTGCTGTCAAACCTGATGATGATGCTATTGGCGTTCTGGACCAGTTCACGGTATTTGATCTCGCTCTCCGTTATCTTTCTCTCTGCATCGAGTTTTTCCGTAATATCGCGTCCATACAATGCAATCCTGGTAACCAGCCCGTTCTCGTCTTTTACAGGATAGATATTATTCTCAATTGCACGGCCTGATCGGTGGTCGATGAACTGCACCGGCTTGCCTGATTTGACAGCTTCTATGGCATACTGCCTTCGTTTGCCTGCAATATCATGAGAAAGAAATGTATATGCTGATCTTCCAACCATCTCTTCCACTGTTGTATGCATCCGGGAGGCCACGGTTTCATTGGCATAGAGAACAGTCCCGTCAGGATCAATCATCATGATCGACTCTTTTGGTGCGTTGATCAGGGCCCTGGCATTCTCTTCGGTCTCTCTGAGCCGATGTTCAACCAGCCTTCGCTCATGCACGTCCTGAATATATCCATGGAATGATGTGATGGAGCCTGTTGCATCGCGTTCGATGATCGTGAAGTCATAGACCCACCTATACTCTCCATCACGCCGCCTTAACCTGAACTCCTGCTCAAAGGAGTTGATCCCATTCTCAGTGAACTGGCGAACGTCACTTCTGATGCGGTCCCAGTCGTCTGGATGCACGATATCAGCAAAACGGATTGATCCGTCTGTAAGCTCATCGGGAAGATACCCAAACTGGCTGCTACAGTTCGGGGTTACATACTGAACCGGCCATCCTTCTGACACCATCCACCTGAAGACCACTACCGGACCGCCTATAAAGAGTCCCCGCTCCTCCTGAAGAGCTGCTGCAGTCTCTCTTCGTTGCAGTTCGATCGCTGCCAGCTGAATAAAGATCTCAATCAATGATCTGTTTTTAAGTTCTGTGCCCGGAGGAAGGATAATTGAG
This window encodes:
- a CDS encoding isochorismatase family cysteine hydrolase — encoded protein: MTRPALLLIDMQNDFVLDGRPLQVNGAHSIIPVIRNILEMFRSAGLPVFHIVRVHRPDGSDVEIMRQDLFRKTSFAVEGTHGAAVIDELTPAGDEYILPKIRMSAFIGTGLDLTLRTLGVDTVVVAGIQTPNCIRTTVFDAMAYNYHAWLVTDATAAQSDEIHQSNVRDMENIGVRIICSADLSGLLKR
- a CDS encoding response regulator yields the protein MTEQFCGNRCILIVDDAELARDIEALFLHQAGCMVVEAVDGIEALQKFQDLRPTLVVLDLIMPHLNGIQTLRKLKKIDPAVRVLVCTAADDYRMIDLALREGALGYIIKPFKGDEFLKMVHDIIGDI
- the ilvD gene encoding dihydroxy-acid dehydratase, coding for MRSDDVKEGYARAPNRSLIRSLGITEEEMNRPFIGIANSWNTIVPGHTHLRQLAERVREGVAAGGGTPFEFNTIGICDGIAMGHEGMRYSLPSRENIADSVELMIKSHRFDAIVCICTCDKIVPGMLMAAARCNIPAIVLTGGNMLPGHHHGCEISLTDIFEGVGKVAAGTMKEDELKEIEAAAMPGCGSCQGLYTANTMACMTEAMGMSLPGCAAVPAVFSEKLRLAYSSGFRSVQLVNQQILPRSIITPISLRNAIRVDMALGGSTNTVLHLMAIAQEAGVPFTLEEFDRIGKEVPHIAAMQPGGPHSMYDLFKAGGIPAVFRQLRAHLEPCTTVSGKSVFEIADSVTYLDESVIQPVSKPVHAAGGLRILKGSLAPDGAVVKCGAVRDEMWKHTGPARVFDGEQAAMKAILARSIGEGEVIVIRGEGPKGGPGMPEMLSPTSALMGLGYTRVVLVTDGRFSGGTRGPCIGHVAPEAAAGGPIGLVKDGDQIQVDLHERKIDLLVSPAELEDRRKLWKPVSKSLDGILARYAAAVGQADTGAVMR
- a CDS encoding PAS domain S-box protein, which produces MDARSHTSPGETLTLLVVDDEDHVCRFITDYLTSIYQYSVDTASSGAAALDLIASTRYDAVISDYEMAGMSGIDLLRTLRGNGDKTPFIIFTGKGREEVVIEAFESGADGYVQKGDDIKAQFAELVQKIRDIVAKRNAEDALSQSENFLNSIIENIPDVVFVKSVPDFRYIRFNRAGEDFLGLKREDVLGKTNYDLLSREEADHFAKSDQEAIESRSVINIHEEPIWTKDKGKRILHTKKVPLYDTSGTPQFLLGVTEDITDRIRVTEDRDRLKIHLEYMLGVTGTGIDIVDPDYNLVYVDPAWQKTYGDYHGKKCYDYFMGTDRPCRLCGVRDALASKKPVINDEVLAREGDRIVEVHTIPYQEKDGSWLIAEFNLDVTERKRYEEQITRYASDLELLSHRSIEMLDLESDDQIYTLIGSIIKDLVPDGTIVVTSQVNTGGGSVTPRSVIGLESSHHDIIEGYMDGLLESSYPLTDELVEQMITGKLYLVPDGFRGLTLDVLSEELYKKIESSECVGTIYEVGLAWKRDIRGSVSIILPPGTELKNRSLIEIFIQLAAIELQRRETAAALQEERGLFIGGPVVVFRWMVSEGWPVQYVTPNCSSQFGYLPDELTDGSIRFADIVHPDDWDRIRSDVRQFTENGINSFEQEFRLRRRDGEYRWVYDFTIIERDATGSITSFHGYIQDVHERRLVEHRLRETEENARALINAPKESIMMIDPDGTVLYANETVASRMHTTVEEMVGRSAYTFLSHDIAGKRRQYAIEAVKSGKPVQFIDHRSGRAIENNIYPVKDENGLVTRIALYGRDITEKLDAERKITESEIKYRELVQNANSIIIRFDSKGNVVFFNEFGQDFFGYSEKDLIEKGLLGTILMETGKEGRDHREMMREIFNQPEKYIHNENENVCRDGRKVWIAWRNRPIYELGEFTGLLSVGTDITDRRNMEEALSQANKKLNLLSSITRHDVLNLITALRGFQDISEDLTPDGELRDFLKKEIAITSSIQTQIEFTKDYQDLGVAAPIWHDLNTRISHATRKLPVRHIRITMNLPEIEVLADPLFEKVFYTLIENGIRHGERVTSISWSGYESGEGFSIVYEDNGIGIEIQEKERIFIRGVGKHTGLGLFLIREILTITGLSIRETGVAGKGARFEIMVPKGAYRKRDERSTGSQ